ATCGTCTGCGACGTCACCGAGGCGAGCTCGGTGCGCTCGATGACCTCCTCGAACTCCTCGGGCGACAGTCCGGCGAGGATGGCGCGCCCACCGGCCCCCGCGTGCAACGGCGAGCGCTCGCCGACGTCGATGACGTAACGCACGGTGTGGTCGCAGTCGACCTTCTCCCGGAACATGATCTGGTCGAGCTCGCGGGTCGCGAGGTAGCAGGTCTCGTCGAAGCGGGCAGCGAGCGTACGGACGATCGGCTCGGCCGCCTCCCACATCGTGTCGCGGCCGTGGATGGTCGCGGCGAGAGCGAACAGGCGCGGCCCCGCGCGGAACCGTCCCGACACCTCCGACTGCTCGGCCACACCGAGCTCGCACAGCTGGTCGAACAGCCGCGACACCGCGCTCTTGTCGATGCCGGTGTCGCGCGCCAGCTCGCGCACGCCGATGCCGTGCTCGTGCGCGGCGAGCGCCTCGAGCAGACTCACGAGCTTGCTCGCCGTGCTGTGCCTGGTGAGGCGTTCCTCGGCCAGGCTCACGACCGTGACACCACCTGCCACATCGCGACCTCCCCGTATATGCGGAAACGGACGTCACCATACTCCGTCGGCATCAGGCTCGCCTGACGTCTGGTTCGCGTTCGACGCGGACGCCGAGCGCCCCCGGCACCAGGTCGCGCAACCTCGCCTTCTGCACCTTCGCCGTCGGCGTCTTCGGCAGCTCGCCGTCGACGAACTCAAGGTAACGAGGCACCTTGAAGTACGCCAGGCGCTCCCGGCACCAGTCGAAGATCCCGGCCGCGTCGACGTCGGCTCCCTGGTGGCGCACGACGTAGACGAGGACCTCCTCGTCGGTCAGCTCCGACGGCACGCCGACGACCGCGGCCTCGAGGACGCCCGGATGCTGTTCGATGATCCGCTCGACCTCCAGCGAGGAGATGTTCTCGCCACGGCGGCGGACGATGTCCTTCTTGCGGTCGACGAAGAAGTAATAGCCGTCGTCGTCGCACCAGGCACTGTCACCCGTGTGCAGCCATCCGTCGACGAGGGCGGCGGCCGTACGCTCCTCGTCGCCGAAGTACCCGGTCATCATCGCCGCGTTGCGCAGCAGCAGCTCGCCGACCACACCGGGGGCGACGTCGCGTCCCTCGTCGTCGACGATCTTCGCCTCGGTGCGCGGCACCGAGGGGTCGGGGTGATGCCGGGGCACGCCCATCGACCCGTCCCTGCGCACCTCGTCGAGCGGCTCGAGGAGGCCGAACGTCGTCTCGCTCATCCCGAACCCGGAGATCACCGTCATGTCGAACTTGCGCTCGATGTCGTCGCGCAGCTCGGGCGCGAGCGCGGGGACCCCGTACGCGAGATGCACGTCGTTGGCGCAGTCCTCGGGCGCCGGCGCCTTCTTCGACAGGATGACCGCCATGGCGCCGATCAGGTTGAAGACGTTGACCTTGTGCCGCCGTACGTCGGGCCAGAACGTGCTGGCGCTGAACCGCGGGGCGAGGACGACGGTGCCGCGCGTGCCGATGGCCCCCATGGTGGAGTACGACTGGGAGTTGATGTGGAACAGCGGCAGGCACGCGTAGATGCGCTGCCCTCGTGTCATCCGCATCCAGTACGGATACGCCTGGCCGGTGAGCACGAAGTTGCCGTGGGTCTGCATGACGCCCTTGGGGTACCCCGTCGTGCCCGAGGTGTAGATGAGGCTGATGACGTCGTCGGCGGCGAGGTCCACCCCGGGAGCGACGGGGTCGGCGGCCGCCATGGCCTCGCCGAACTCGTCATAGTCGGGGTGTGCGCCGACGACGAGGGTCTTCTCGAGCAGTGCCGAGGCGGCCGGGTCGACGGACGAGAACACGGGCAGGTGGTTCGCGCCGACGAGGGCCAGGCGCGTTCCCGAGTCGGACAGCAGGTACCCGGCCTCCGCCGCACGGAACGCGGTGTTGATCGCGACGAGGACACCGCCGATCTTGGCGAGCCCCAGCCACGCGTAGAGGAACTCCGGTGAGTTGTCGAGCATGAAGGCGACCCGCGGTCGCCCTTGCGGACACCGAGCGAGTGCCACAGCCGCGCGGCCCGGTCGATCCGCTCGCTGGCGTCGGCGTATCCCACCTCCTGCCCGTCGACCGTCCACACGAGGAACGGTGCGGCGGGCTCCTCCGCCGTGGCCTCCTCGAGGAAGGTGCGGACGTTCAGCGCGGCACGGTCCATGCAGGCCTCGAGACTGGTCGTGGGACGAATGCGAGACGCCGTCTTATTATCTCGACGAGCCGGTCGGATGGTCAACCGGACCGGTGACGGGGCGTACGGAGCGGGCGCCGGGACGGTCCACCGGATCCCCTGGGCCTACCCAGCCGGAGCCGCTCTACGCGGTCGACCCGGCACCCTTACCTGTCGGCGACGCGGACGTGGCGGAACTCGTCGCGCACGTGCGCGTTGAAGTAGCTCCCGATCGACGGGGCGGCGAGCAGCTCGTCGTGGACGCGTCTGGGAACCAGGAGGTAGCGGTAGACGTTGCCACTCACGAACTCGACCTCGAGCGTGCCGTGGTCGTCGTAGCCGACACTGCTCAGCACGCTCGAGTCGACCCGCCGACGCTTCATCGTCACCCGCCCCGTCCGAACGCACGCACCACGCGCCGAGGTGCGCTATATTTAGTCGGTTGAGGTGCACATAACGTTTGTGCGGAAACTACCAATACAAATGATAAAGGACCTGGGGGTTTGTTGTCAAACGACGAAATTCGCCGTGAGCAGGAGTACGTCTCGATGCTCTACGGCCGGCTCGACCGGCTCCGCGAACAGACCGCCACGCGCCTGACCCGGGTCCTGCGCACGCCGGGGGGAACCCAACAGGGCAGGTTCGAGCGCGACGCGTCGACCCACCAGTACACCGAACGGCTCGCCCATCTCGACGCGGTGGAGAACGGCCTGTGCTTCGGCCGGCTCGACCTGCACGGCGACGAGCGCCGCTACGTGGGGCGTCTCGGCATCCTCGACGACGAGGGCGACCACGAGCCGCTGCTGCTCGACTGGCGCGCACCGGCGGCCCGGCCTTTCTACCTCGCCACCGCGGCGACTCCCGAGGGGGTCATGCGGCGCAGGCACATCCGCACCAGTTTGCGCCACGTCGTCGACATCGACGACGAGGTGCTCGACGGCACCGTCGACGGCGCGGCGGTCCACGAGGGCCCGATCGGTCGCTCCGCGCTGCTCAGCACGCTCGACGCCGACCGCACGGGGCGGATGAAGGACATCGTCGAGACGATCCAGGCGGAGCAGGACAGGATCATCAGGTCCGACCGCACCGGCGTCCTCGTCGTGGAGGGCGGGCCGGGCACGGGCAAGACGGTCGTCGCCCTGCACCGCGCGGCGTACCTGCTGTACACGCACCGCGAGCAGCTCGCCAACCGCGGCGTCCTGATCATCGGCCCGAACAGCACGTTCCTCGACTACGTCGGACAGGTCCTGCCCTCGCTCGGCGAGACCGGCGTGGTGATGTCGACCGTCGGCGACCTGTATCCGGGCGTCCGGGCGCGTGACGCCGAGCCGGCCGCCGTCGCCGAGATCAAGGGCCGGCCCGCCATGTCCGACGTGGTCGCCGCCGCGGTGGCCGACCGGCAGCGGCTGCCCGACGACGCTGTCGACGTCCCGTTCGGCACCGAGACGCTGCGCCTCGAGCCGGACACGGTCCTCGCGGCTCGCGAGCGCGCCCGCGGCGCCCGCCGGCAGCACAACCAGGCCAGGCCGACGTTCATCGCGCACGTCCTCGACGCACTGGCCGAGCAGCTCGCCGACCGGCTCGGCGACGACCCGTTCGCCGATGACCCGCTGGGCGGCGACGACGCACCGGGTGTCGGGGCCCGCCTGCTCGATGCCCCGGACGTCGAGGCCATCCGCCGCGAGATGGCGTCCGACCCGGACGTGCTCGCGGCCGTCGACGAGCTGTGGCCGAGCCTCACCCCGCACCGGCTGCTGACCGACCTGTACGCGTCCCCCGAGCAGCTCGCGTCCGCCGCACCCGACCTCGCCGACGACGAGCGTGCGCTGCTGCGCCGGGAGCCGCACGACGGCTGGACGGCGGCCGACGTCCCCCTGCTCGACGAGGCGGCGGAGCTGCTCGGCGACGACGACGAGGCGGTCGCCGCGCGCGAACGGGCGAAGCGGGCGGCGGAGGAAGAGCAGATCGCGTACGCCCAGGGCGTGCTCGACATCTCGGCGGGATCGGGGTCGACCGACTTCGACGTCGACGAGGAATCGGAGATCCTGACGGCGTCCGATCTGCTCGACGCCGAGGACCTGGCCAGGCGGCACGAAGACGCGCGCACGAGGACGCTCGCGGAGCGTGCCGCGGCGGACCGCACCTGGGCGTTCGGCCACGTCATCGTCGACGAGGCGCAGGAGCTCTCGGCCATGGCGTGGCGCATGGTCATGCGGCGCTGCCCCAACCGGTCGATGACGATCGTCGGTGACCCGGCGCAGACCGGCGACCTCGCCGGCGCCTCGTCGTGGGAGCTGATGCTCGGCCCGTACCTGGCCGAGCGCTGGCGGCTCGAACGGCTGACGGTGAACTACCGCACGTCGGCGGAGATCATGGACCTCGCCGCGGACGTGCTCGCCGCGCTCGATCCCGATCGCGACCCGCCGCGGTCGATCCGCACGGGCGGGCCACCGCCGTGGCGGCTCAGGGCCGGTCACGGCGAGCTCGGCACGCACCTCGCCGAGGTCGTCGCGGGAGAGACCGGAGCGATCGGCGACGGCCGGCTCGCCGTCATCGCGCCCGCGGCACTCCTCGACGAGGCACGTACGGCCGTCCGCACCGCGGCGCCCGACGCGACGGCCGGCGACGTCCCCGACCTGGAGCAGCCCGTGGTGGTGCTCGGCGTCACGCAGGCCAAGGGCCTGGAGTTCGACTCGGTCGTCGTCGCCGAACCCGCCCGCATCCTGGCCGAGTCACCCCGCGGCCTGAACGACCTGTACGTCGCGCTCACCCGGGCGACCCGCCGTCTGGGCGTCGTCCACACCGGCGAGCCCCCGAAGGTCCTGAGCGCCGCAGCCGAGGAACGGACACCGGTGAGCTGACTCGTCAATAGGCTCGCCGCCCGCACCGTTTGATCACGTTCACGTGATCAACGTGGACTTCACCTCGTGCCGGGACGAGGTGAAGTCCACGTCGGTGAGGTGAAGCTCCACCGACGACCCTCGCAGCGCACCCGTGAACGGCACCACAGCCGGGTCCACCCTGTCACCTGCCCGGGGACGCCGCACCAGCGGCGATGGATGACCGACAGGTCGATAGGCTGCTGCCATCGACCACCACGACTGGACCACGCCCGGCGCCTTTCCGGTCGCCGACGGGGTCCATCGCATCCCACTCCCGCTGCCGTCCGACGGCCTGCGCGCGGTGAACGTCTACGCCGTCGACGACGGCGACGGGCTCGCCCTCGTCGACTCCGGCTGGGCGCTGGCGGTGGCGCGGGAGCGGCTCGAGGCGGCGCTCGGCTCGATTGGTCGCGAGCTCGGCGACGTCCGCAGGTTCCTCGTGACGCACGTCCACCGCGACCACTACACCCTCGGCGTCGTGCTGCGCCGCCTGTTCGGCTCGCGGATCGCGGTCGGCGCGCACGAGGAGCCGAACCTCCGCACGATCCTCGATAGCGACCACCGGGCCGAGCGCCCGCACCTCGACGAACTCAGACGTGACGGCGCCACACCGGTGATCGACCGGCTCCTCGCGCTCGGTACGGGCGAGCCGACCCTCGACTGGGAGCTGCCGGACGAGTGGCTCGCGGACGGCAGCGACGTCACCCTGGCCAAGCGCACCCTGCGCGTCGTCCACACGCCGGGACACACCCGCGGGCACGTGGTCTTCGCCGACCTCGACGCCGGCCTGCTGTTCGCCGGCGACCACGTGCTCCCGCACATCACCCCGTCGATCGGCTTCGAGGCGGCCCGCGCACCCCTGCCGCTGGGCGACTTCCTCGGCTCGTTGCGGCGCGTCCGCACGCTTCCCGACCTGCGCCTGCTGCCCGCCCACGGCCCGGTGACCGACAGCACCCACGGCCGCGTCGACGAGCTGGTCGCTCACCACGACCGGCGCCTGGACCAGGCCGAACGCGCCGCCGGCGACGGGGCGTGCACACCGTACGAGGTCGCCCGCGTGCTGCCGTGGACACGTAGGGAGCGCGCGTTCGACGACCTCGACCCGTTCAACCAGATGCTGGCCGTCATGGAGACCGCGGCGCACCTCGACGTGCTCGTCCGCGACGAACGGCTCCGGTCGTCACTCGTCGACGGCGTCGTGCACTACGCCCCCTGAGGGGTGAGCGCGTCCCCGTTCGTTCAGGCCTCGGACCCGTCGCCCACGTCGCCGTGCGGGATGTACGTGGCGGGCACAACACCCAGCTTGCCGGCCTGGTAGTCCTCGAACGCCTGCAGCACCTCGGCACGGGTGTTCATGACGAACGGTCCAGCCCAGGAGATCGGCTCGCGGATCGGGCGACCGCCGAGGACCACCACGTCGAGCCCGGCGAGGCGCGACTCCTGTGTGCGGTCGGCGGCGACGCTGACCGTGTCGCCCGCACCGAGCACCGCGAGCTGACCGGTGCGGACAGGGCGTCCCTCCGCCCCGACGGTGCCCGCTCCGGAGAGCACGTAGACCAGGGCGTTGAAGTCGCGCCGCCACGGCAGACGTACCCGCCCGCCGGGCGCGACCGTCGCGTGCATCATCGCCATCGGTGTGCGCGTCGAGCCCGGTCCCTCGTGCCCGGCCACCTCGCCCGCGATCACCCGGACGAGCGCGCCGCCGTCCGGCGTGGTGAGCAGCGCGGACTCCCTGCCGCGCAGGTCCTGGTACTTGGGCTCGAGCCATTTGTCGGCCTTCGGGAGGTTCACCCACAGCTGCAGGCCGTGGAACAGCCCGCCGCTCGCCACCAGCGCCTCCGGCGGCCGCTCGATGTGCAGCAGCCCGCCGCCCGCGGTCATCCACTGCGTGTCCCCATCGGTGATGACCCCGCCACCGCCGTGGCTGTCCTGGTGCTCGAACGTGCCGTCGATGATGTACGTGACGGTCTCGAACCCGCGGTGCGGGTGCCAGGCCGTGCCCTTCGGCTCGCCCGGCGCGTACTCCACCTCGCCCATCTGGTCGAGGTGGATGAAGGGGTCGAGGTCGCGCAGGTCGACGCCCGCGAAGGCTCGGCGCACAGGGAACCCCTCGCCCTCGAACCCGGACGGCGCCGTCGTCACCGACGTCACCGGCCGGTCGACCGCGCCCGGCGCGGGCTCGGGGATGGCGGCGAGAGAGGTGAGGTCATCGACGGTGACGGCGGCCATGACGCGCTCCTTCGTTGAAGGTTCAATCAGTATCGGATGAACAGCGGCGCCCGTCGCCGTGTTCCCTCACGACGCTACGCCGGTACGGCCTCCGGGCTCATCGCGGCGGCCAGGCGCAGATAGGTGTGCGCCTCCTCGTGGCGGCTCTGCCGCTGCAGGGTGCGCCCGAGCAGGAGGTGGGCGTAGACCTCGACGGGGTCCTCTGCCACCAGCTCGCGCAACGTCCGTTCGGCCCTGCCCAGCTGGGCGGAGTGGTAGTAGGCGCGCGCCAGGAGCAGCCGAAGTGCCAGGTCACCGGGCACCTCGGCGGCGAGGTCGGCGAGCATCCCGGCGGTCGTGATGTAGTCCTCTGCGTCGAAGAACATCCGCGCCCGCTCGTAGCGCTCCATGAGGGTCTCGGTCACCGTCGTCTCCTCTCCGTCGGGCGGCCCCGGTAGGGGCGGCGTGGACTCAACAGCGGACATCCGTGCGGCATTCCGGCCACTCGGCACGTGCCCCTACTCCCCTGGTCGTACACGCGATGTCGTCCTCCGACGGATGTGCGGGCGGCGTCGCCGGGCGAGACTCCTGCCATGAACGCCTTCGTGACACAGACCCTCGCCGACGCCACCACCGCAATGCCCGCCGTCGTGTCGTGGGGCGGACCGGGCCATGGAGGACCGGGCTGGGACGGGCCGGGCGGCTGGGGATTCGGTCCCGGACCGTTCTTCCTGCTGTTCCCCCTGCTCCTCGGCCTGGCCGCCGCCGTGGCCATCGTCATCTGGCGGCGACGGTCCTCGGACACCTC
Above is a window of Streptosporangiales bacterium DNA encoding:
- a CDS encoding helicase, which codes for MLYGRLDRLREQTATRLTRVLRTPGGTQQGRFERDASTHQYTERLAHLDAVENGLCFGRLDLHGDERRYVGRLGILDDEGDHEPLLLDWRAPAARPFYLATAATPEGVMRRRHIRTSLRHVVDIDDEVLDGTVDGAAVHEGPIGRSALLSTLDADRTGRMKDIVETIQAEQDRIIRSDRTGVLVVEGGPGTGKTVVALHRAAYLLYTHREQLANRGVLIIGPNSTFLDYVGQVLPSLGETGVVMSTVGDLYPGVRARDAEPAAVAEIKGRPAMSDVVAAAVADRQRLPDDAVDVPFGTETLRLEPDTVLAARERARGARRQHNQARPTFIAHVLDALAEQLADRLGDDPFADDPLGGDDAPGVGARLLDAPDVEAIRREMASDPDVLAAVDELWPSLTPHRLLTDLYASPEQLASAAPDLADDERALLRREPHDGWTAADVPLLDEAAELLGDDDEAVAARERAKRAAEEEQIAYAQGVLDISAGSGSTDFDVDEESEILTASDLLDAEDLARRHEDARTRTLAERAAADRTWAFGHVIVDEAQELSAMAWRMVMRRCPNRSMTIVGDPAQTGDLAGASSWELMLGPYLAERWRLERLTVNYRTSAEIMDLAADVLAALDPDRDPPRSIRTGGPPPWRLRAGHGELGTHLAEVVAGETGAIGDGRLAVIAPAALLDEARTAVRTAAPDATAGDVPDLEQPVVVLGVTQAKGLEFDSVVVAEPARILAESPRGLNDLYVALTRATRRLGVVHTGEPPKVLSAAAEERTPVS
- a CDS encoding helix-turn-helix domain-containing protein; amino-acid sequence: MAGGVTVVSLAEERLTRHSTASKLVSLLEALAAHEHGIGVRELARDTGIDKSAVSRLFDQLCELGVAEQSEVSGRFRAGPRLFALAATIHGRDTMWEAAEPIVRTLAARFDETCYLATRELDQIMFREKVDCDHTVRYVIDVGERSPLHAGAGGRAILAGLSPEEFEEVIERTELASVTSQTITEPDELRRQIGEDRSRGYSMSMGERVIGGCAIAAPFFSAGGVCRGSIVLTCPAQRFDVRLAPEIADAVRSASRQLSARLGHAVTPEG
- a CDS encoding KTSC domain-containing protein, translating into MKRRRVDSSVLSSVGYDDHGTLEVEFVSGNVYRYLLVPRRVHDELLAAPSIGSYFNAHVRDEFRHVRVADR
- a CDS encoding MBL fold metallo-hydrolase produces the protein MDHHDWTTPGAFPVADGVHRIPLPLPSDGLRAVNVYAVDDGDGLALVDSGWALAVARERLEAALGSIGRELGDVRRFLVTHVHRDHYTLGVVLRRLFGSRIAVGAHEEPNLRTILDSDHRAERPHLDELRRDGATPVIDRLLALGTGEPTLDWELPDEWLADGSDVTLAKRTLRVVHTPGHTRGHVVFADLDAGLLFAGDHVLPHITPSIGFEAARAPLPLGDFLGSLRRVRTLPDLRLLPAHGPVTDSTHGRVDELVAHHDRRLDQAERAAGDGACTPYEVARVLPWTRRERAFDDLDPFNQMLAVMETAAHLDVLVRDERLRSSLVDGVVHYAP
- a CDS encoding tetratricopeptide repeat protein; the protein is MERYERARMFFDAEDYITTAGMLADLAAEVPGDLALRLLLARAYYHSAQLGRAERTLRELVAEDPVEVYAHLLLGRTLQRQSRHEEAHTYLRLAAAMSPEAVPA
- a CDS encoding pirin family protein, whose amino-acid sequence is MAAVTVDDLTSLAAIPEPAPGAVDRPVTSVTTAPSGFEGEGFPVRRAFAGVDLRDLDPFIHLDQMGEVEYAPGEPKGTAWHPHRGFETVTYIIDGTFEHQDSHGGGGVITDGDTQWMTAGGGLLHIERPPEALVASGGLFHGLQLWVNLPKADKWLEPKYQDLRGRESALLTTPDGGALVRVIAGEVAGHEGPGSTRTPMAMMHATVAPGGRVRLPWRRDFNALVYVLSGAGTVGAEGRPVRTGQLAVLGAGDTVSVAADRTQESRLAGLDVVVLGGRPIREPISWAGPFVMNTRAEVLQAFEDYQAGKLGVVPATYIPHGDVGDGSEA
- a CDS encoding AMP-binding protein — protein: MLDNSPEFLYAWLGLAKIGGVLVAINTAFRAAEAGYLLSDSGTRLALVGANHLPVFSSVDPAASALLEKTLVVGAHPDYDEFGEAMAAADPVAPGVDLAADDVISLIYTSGTTGYPKGVMQTHGNFVLTGQAYPYWMRMTRGQRIYACLPLFHINSQSYSTMGAIGTRGTVVLAPRFSASTFWPDVRRHKVNVFNLIGAMAVILSKKAPAPEDCANDVHLAYGVPALAPELRDDIERKFDMTVISGFGMSETTFGLLEPLDEVRRDGSMGVPRHHPDPSVPRTEAKIVDDEGRDVAPGVVGELLLRNAAMMTGYFGDEERTAAALVDGWLHTGDSAWCDDDGYYFFVDRKKDIVRRRGENISSLEVERIIEQHPGVLEAAVVGVPSELTDEEVLVYVVRHQGADVDAAGIFDWCRERLAYFKVPRYLEFVDGELPKTPTAKVQKARLRDLVPGALGVRVEREPDVRRA